The following nucleotide sequence is from Nitrospira sp..
TCGGATTACTAGTCAACCGTTACGGCATCACTCCTCACTATTTCGTCTTCGTCGGAGCGTCTATTCTTTTGGTTTGGGGATTACGGCTTCCCGAATCGATTCGCATAAACGTAGTGCTCTGCTCCATTTCCGTCATTCTTGCGCTGTATACCGCTGAATTCTTGCTCGCCCACGCTAAGCCGGCGATTAAAGCCATGGGGCCTCAGGCGTGGCTTAGCTTTCCCCAGGATGCCAACGCTAAGGTTGCCGCTGAGAGGATGAGAGCGCTCGATCAGACCCAAGATAGGTTTGACACAAGAACAAGATTAGAGGTGGTCCTGGATATGCGCCGGAAGGGCATTAATGCCTATCCGGATGTGTTTTCTATGGTTCTCTTTACACCATCTTCGGCTGAGTCGATCCGATCAATTTTTACCGAAGGCCAGGAAGAGTTTCTTCCGTTAGCAGGTATGGCCACAAGCACTACTGTTTTCTGCAATGAGAGCGGCGAGTATGTTGTCTACGAAAGTGATGAGCATGGATTTCACAATCCCAAGGGCATTTGGAGTCACAAACCAGTAGATCTGGTGGCGCTCGGTGACTCCTATACGCACGGTGTCTGTGTGCCGTCAGGAAAGGGATTTGTGGCTGTGCTGAGGTCGCAGTACCCGAATACCATTAACCTGGGCATCAACGGTCATGGTCCACTCACGAGTTTGGCGACCTTGAAAGAATATGGAAGCTTCCTCAAGCCTAAACTCGCATTGTGGTTTTATTATGAAGGTAATGACTTGCGGGATCTCGATGGCTGGGAAAAAAATTCACCGTTGTTAATGCGCTATGTAACGTCCTCCTTCTCTCAGCACTTGATCGATCGACAAGATGGCATTGATCGTTCTCTAAAGGACTATCTTGACCGTGAAATGGAAAAGGCGACGGCTGGCCCATCGATTGAGAAGATTGTCAAGTTACAGCATGTGCGCCATGCAATCCAGTCGTTTTATGATCGTCGGCCTTCCGAGGAGGGCCTGCCTGCGGAGTTGGTTGACTACCTCAGGCGGACCGGTGCTCCGGCCAATCCTGCGGATCTCAAGTTGTTCGAACGTGTTCTGGCAGAAGCGAAGAATACGGTAAATTTGTGGGGAGGCCGACTCGTATTTGTCTATCTTCCAACTTGGGAGCGCTACCGCTTTCCGGAATTGGCGAGCAAGGATCGCGATAAGGTCTTGCTGATTGCAAAGATGCTAGATTTAGAGGTTATCGATCTCCACGAGATCTTTTCTGCACACCCTGACCCCCTGTCGCTATTTCCGTTTCGCCGCTATGCGCATTATAACGAGGCTGGACATAGGCTGGTGGGAGAGGAAGTGTTGCGGCGACTGATCAAGTGACGTCGGTGTACCGAGAGAGGGAATATCTAGCCCGGCTGAATGCGCGATACAGGCAGGTGTGGATGGAATCGTAGATGGCGGGGAAAAGAAAAAATAGAGTGGCGGTAGTAGTGCCAATGCATAATCGCAATGAGTTGACGCCGGATGAGCAGATTTCCTTTCGGCATCTGACACACTATCTCAAAGACTATGACAAATACCTAATAGCGCCTGAGTCGCTGAGCATTGACTTGCCAGGGTGTGCAGTACGGAAGTTCGGAAACGAGTATTTCGGCAGTGGAGTGGCAAACACGCGGTTGCTATTGTCCGAACATTTTTATGCCTCATTCTCTGATTATCAGTATATGCTGATTTATCATCTCGATGCTCTGGTCTTCTCGGATCAACTTCGTGCCTGGTGTGATGCTGGATTAGACTATATTGGGCCTCCTTGGATTCCGTGTGCGGATAGTCCTTGGGTGAAAGAAGCTAGGGTAGGCAATGGGGGACTGTCGTTGCGGAGAATCGATAGTTTCTTGAAAGTCTGTCGGTCCCGGATACATTGGATGGATCCCGAAGAATATTGGAAAAGCCAAATCGCCCGACAGCCCTCATACATGCAGGCACTTCTCCTGCCGAAGAAAATAATCAAGCAATTCTCCTATTTCAATAATGCACGACGCGAAATGAACCAATGGCACCTGCGCCTAGACGGGTCAAGGAACGAAGACCACTTCTGGTCTGATCGTGCCAAACACTATATGCCAGAGTTTAAAGTTGCCACCGTCGAAATGGGTTTGAGGTTTGCTTTTGAGGTAGCTCCGCGACTCTGTTTCGAATTGAATCACGAGTGTCTTCCATTTGGGTGCCATGCCTGGCCTCGGTACGATCGGGATTTTTGGGAGCCGTATTTGCTTAAGTCCCAGGTCACCTAGCGCGATCTTTCGGAGAAGTTTCCACAAGATAGTCTGTATGGAAGATATTGCAGCAGCGAGCCTGAAGACGATGAGCTATGGCGAGAAGGTGCATACTTCTGATGGCGGGCTTTGAAATCAAGAAAGGCATAGAGTGGGTGTGGATGTAATCGCCAAACGTTTTGAGAAGAATTCAAAGCGGGATCGCATCGTTTGCGTGGAGTCTGTGAGTTGATCATCAGGTAAGAGGAGGAGCGGTCAGACTATGAAACGAATGCTTGTCACCGGCTCATCTGGACTCATTGGTTCGGAGGTGTGTGCGTATTTTCATGAGCAGGGATGGTTTATCCATGGGGCCGATAACAACAACCGAGCGGCATTCTTTGGACCCAGTGGTGATACCCGATGGAACCAACGACGGCTGCAGCACGAGTTGACAGCATTTAGACATCACGAACTTGATATTCGAGATCGGAAGGGTGTGCTTGGTCTCATTGAAGAATTGCGACCGGATGCGATCGTACATACAGCGGCGCAGCCTTCGCATGACCTTGCAGCAAAGATCCCATTTGATGATTTCGACACGAACGCGGTGGGAACGCTCAACTTACTTGAGGCCGCGAGGCTGCATGCACGTGAGACGGTGTTTGTGCACATGTCCACGAATAAAGTGTATGGGGATGCGCCGAATGAGCTTCCTCTGGTTGAACAGACTAAACGGTGGGACTATGCATCTCCTCAAGACTGGAATGGTATTGCAGAGCAGATGCGGATCGATCAATCAAAACATTCCTTATTTGGCGCGTCAAAGGTGGCAGCCGATGTCATGGTTCAGGAGTATGGACGGTACTTTGGGATGAAAACATGCTGTTTGCGTGGGGGATGTCTCACAGGGCCGAATCATTCCGGCGTAGAGCTGCATGGTTTTCTAAGTTACCTTGTTAAGTGCAATTTAGAGAAAAAGAAATACAGCATATTCGGATACAAAGGGAAGCAGGTGAGGGACAATATCCATTCTTTGGATGTGGCTCGTTTTATCCATGCATTCATTGAAAACCCGCGAAGTGGAGAAGTCTACAACCTGGGCGGGGGGCGTGAAAATAGCTGTTCGATTCTCGAAGCCTTTGAGATGATCGAGTCCATTTCTGGACAAAAAATGGAGTACGAATACGTGGAAAAGAACCGAGAGGGCGATCACATTTGCTACATCAGTGATCTCAGGAAAATGAAGAGTCATTATCCAAGTTGGAGCATTACGAAAAACCTGGCGCAAATCTTCGGTGAAATCCACGAGTCATGGTTAAAGCGAGGGGCGTCGGTCCAAGCCACGGCCTAACGAAGAATCGTTGTCGTAGTAATCAGAGGCTTCATCGAATGAAAGTGTTGGTGATTTCAGCGGCTTACCCTCCCATGCATGCGGGGGAGGCAACCAATACCTATCATTTATGCCAACGACTCGTAGACCGTGGCGTTGAAGTTCACGTTTTGACTTCAGTAGGTAATCGCGGAACGAACAATGGCCGAATTCATGTCTATCCGATCATGCGGGAGTGGGGCTGGGCCGAACTATTGCGAGTCCGCTCCTTTATCCGGAGTTGTGAGGTGGATGCATTTTTTCTGATGTACATCGGTTTGATGTACAAGTTCCATCCAATGGTCACGTTTCTGCCGACCCTGTGTAAACGTCTTTTCCGGGACATTCCTTTTGTCACGCGATACGAAAGTGCGTTCGTTGGAGCTGATCCATCTAAGACCAGCATACCTGCGCGGGTCTTTCGCAAGTTGATGGTTCGATGGGCGGGACCGGCGGGAGTGGCCTACAGTTCCGGAACGCTCTTGCGTGATAGCGATGCAGTGATCGCCCTTTGTGAGAGACATCGCGCGATGTTGACTGAGGAATGGCCCGCTGCGGAACAGAAGGTTGTATTAATCCCCCCTCCGCCGAATCTGTTGATCGCATCAAATGAGGGAGGTGGAGCGAGGGCGCGCGGCCGTCAGCGGCTAGGGCTTACGGGACAGGAGTTTGTAGTTACATTTTTTGGCTATCTGTACCCAATCAAGGGGATCGAGACGCTATTACGTGCATTTGCGATTGTGGCAGAGAAATATTCTCATGCCAGGCTGTTGTTCGTTGGTGGAAAAGTTGATCTGGCAGTGGAGGGTGCTGGCTCTTATTTTGACGAGATGCAGAGGCTTCATAGGACGCTTGGCCTAGAGTCCAAGACAATTTGGACTGGTGCATTCAAGTCTGAGGAGGAGGAGGCGTCGCTCTATCTACATGCCTCGGATGTGAGCGTATTACCATTTCTAGAAGGCGTGCAGTTGAACAACAGTTCCTTCGCGTCCTTGATTGCGCACGGACTTCCTGTGATCGTGACGAGAGGCCCCATGATGGATGGCGCCTTTGTTCATGGGGAGAATGTGCTGACCTGTGCACCACGAGATCATGAAGGGCTGGCAGAGCTGCTACTCCAAGTTATGAATGATGGAGATCTTCGGACACGTCTGCAGACCGGAGCCTTGAA
It contains:
- a CDS encoding NAD-dependent epimerase/dehydratase family protein, with the translated sequence MKRMLVTGSSGLIGSEVCAYFHEQGWFIHGADNNNRAAFFGPSGDTRWNQRRLQHELTAFRHHELDIRDRKGVLGLIEELRPDAIVHTAAQPSHDLAAKIPFDDFDTNAVGTLNLLEAARLHARETVFVHMSTNKVYGDAPNELPLVEQTKRWDYASPQDWNGIAEQMRIDQSKHSLFGASKVAADVMVQEYGRYFGMKTCCLRGGCLTGPNHSGVELHGFLSYLVKCNLEKKKYSIFGYKGKQVRDNIHSLDVARFIHAFIENPRSGEVYNLGGGRENSCSILEAFEMIESISGQKMEYEYVEKNREGDHICYISDLRKMKSHYPSWSITKNLAQIFGEIHESWLKRGASVQATA
- a CDS encoding glycosyltransferase family 4 protein gives rise to the protein MKVLVISAAYPPMHAGEATNTYHLCQRLVDRGVEVHVLTSVGNRGTNNGRIHVYPIMREWGWAELLRVRSFIRSCEVDAFFLMYIGLMYKFHPMVTFLPTLCKRLFRDIPFVTRYESAFVGADPSKTSIPARVFRKLMVRWAGPAGVAYSSGTLLRDSDAVIALCERHRAMLTEEWPAAEQKVVLIPPPPNLLIASNEGGGARARGRQRLGLTGQEFVVTFFGYLYPIKGIETLLRAFAIVAEKYSHARLLFVGGKVDLAVEGAGSYFDEMQRLHRTLGLESKTIWTGAFKSEEEEASLYLHASDVSVLPFLEGVQLNNSSFASLIAHGLPVIVTRGPMMDGAFVHGENVLTCAPRDHEGLAELLLQVMNDGDLRTRLQTGALKFAQEWFSWESAVEKTIALMRSSKEVVKAHKHYI